Proteins from one Triticum aestivum cultivar Chinese Spring chromosome 7A, IWGSC CS RefSeq v2.1, whole genome shotgun sequence genomic window:
- the LOC123148008 gene encoding protein SHORT ROOT IN SALT MEDIUM 1 isoform X3, translating to MFPPKGPNPYGQQPPYGGQQSYGGQIPGSSGFGASAAAGARAGQGAAGQYGGPYASVYGTQQVGGVGGKGSNLARPNDDYMAVRGYAQKLDQYGTDYTSERRMYGEHSANLGRRDGLTDLDRRYPDHIPAAHQIHDRVEQGSTMRHQPLLKAQLAPVSDMRQADYFAGRSAPIHQESQEIGTYGRAEADHRNLSILGNVPYGGQQTSSLLGGAPRTNIDSLGYGQGSSSSGYGMSLPPGRDYASGKGLLHPSSDSDYRDNILPRARQGISMVDERAIDRIGYRRELDLRDEERRRDLLLEREKELERERERELRDLRDRERERDRERERERERERDRERIRERERERERERQREHERERLRERREKEKERNKKHVADSRRERTPPRTPGDRRRSSSVRSEKPLRRLSPRRDAVHRHRSPIKEIKREYLCKVLPFRLVDEERDCLSLTKRYPRLSVIPDFSKIVLNWAKESLNLSLHTPVSLEHAICEDDDKADESALVSSENTSSTKTPETIWNAKVLLMSGMSNGAFADITSMRSTEERVVHLNNILKFAVFKKDRSLLAIGGPWNAALDGGDPVVDCSCLIRTAIRYVKELVQVDLSNCTSWNRFLEVHYNRVGNDGLFSHKEITVLFVPNLSECVPSMDIWRDNWIAYRKSKIEREELIMKKEKSPGDPKEQKQVLEEPSDAKSTNDQLKEGDGAAKIEKIDADMEMKEGDGAAKIEKIDAEMELKEGDGAAKIEKIDADMEEQGKDGDVNLAGDGGKNPDNVGEQVEKTVGVVEENTSGDASVDHVTEDKKPMKKKIIKKVVKVVRKKPTAEAPVDKSPQVDKNAVAETASKTVEKHIEQKSEDLGKEKAGAGIVQQPEAKKTGKKKVIRRIVKRKVPASATEPTALAAPAEASKQDVDVQPEKIVEGVTDAGNSQTKLEEGLKTPAEDISNQKKEEGLKTPAEDISNQKKEEGLKTPAEDTSNQKKEQELEIKGDIMTDDQKANTDKVNQQEVVEQKDPKIDETDGKSVKKTDDNETKDKDQKMDSKKKSPIDTKEKKKSDEPPKHPGFILQAKKSKEYKLRSTSLSLDGLLDYTANDTEESVFELSLFAESFSEMLQYRMGCVILSFLEKLYRQYVVRRNQRKRQREEDLKKEDTISLEKRLKTTDENVTGSTSGNPGKNDETIKEGGEKIIGDNSSASHEQLVKEDDEKMSTDHAAQDEMMKEGEEKIDADQSAAACDEPKADEKMEEEDPEYEEDPDEVEYEGDEDMDDATAEEPAEAQNEDNSNERETKPEEVTAEDDGKRTTENLKLEKAEEDKQSVAEKGDLKEVEEKSVGKEGKISGSQKGDSAKHDVVDKDLLQAFRYFDQNRVGYIKVDDLRCILHNLGKFLSNRDVKDMVQIALAESNSARDGRIIYTKLVKKADL from the exons ATGTTTCCGCCCAAAGGTCCCAATCCCTACGGGCAGCAGCCACCATACGGCGGGCAGCAATCTTACGGCGGCCAAATC CCTGGTAGCAGTGGATTTGGGGCCTCAGCTGCGGCAGGTGCCCGCGCCGGACAGGGTGCTGCTGGGCAGTATGGAGGGCCTTACGCGTCGGTGTATGGCACACAGCAG GTTGGGGGAGTTGGTGGCAAAG GGTCTAACTTGGCAAGACCAAACGATGACTATATGGCTGTGCGTGGATATGCACAGAAGCTAGACCAGTATGGTACCGATTACACATCAGAGAGAAGAATGTATGGTGAACACTCAGCTAATCTTGGCAGGAGGGATGGCCTTACTGATTTGGATAGAAGATATCCTGATCATATACCTGCAGCCCATCAG ATTCATGACCGTGTAGAGCAG GGTTCAACAATGCGCCATCAGCCACTTCTGAAAGCTCAGCTGGCGCCTGTGTCTGATATGAG ACAAGCCGATTACTTTGCAGGAAGGTCCGCTCCAATCCATCAAGAATCTCAGGAAATTGGTACATATGGAAGGGCTGAAGCTGACCATCGCAACTTGTCCATTCTTGGGAATGTTCCATATGGAGGACAACAGACATCATCATTGTTGGGTGGCGCCCCTAGGACAAACATTGATAGTCTTGGCTATGGGCAAGGATCATCAAGCAGTGGTTATGGGATGAGTCTGCCCCCTGGTCGTGACTATGCCTCGGGGAAAGGCCTTCTCCATCCATCTTCAGATTCTGATTACCGTGACAACATCTTACCCCGTGCACGTCAAGGCATCTCCATGGTCGATGAACGTGCAATTGACCGGATTGGTTATCGTCGTGAGCTGGATCTAAGAGATGAGGAACGTCGAAGGGATCTGCTACTTGAAAGGGAAAAGGAGCTTGAACGGGAACGGGAACGGGAGTTGCGAGACCTTCGAGACCGTGAAAGAGAAAGAGACCGTGAAAGAGAAAGAGAACGTGAAAGGGAAAGGGACCGTGAAAGAATAAGGGAACGTGAAAGAGAAAGGGAGCGGGAGCGTCAAAGGGAACATGAAAGAGAACGTCTTCGCGAGCGCCGCGAGAAGGAGAAGGAGCGGAACAAGAAGCATGTAGCTGATTCAAGGCGTGAGCGCACTCCACCTAGAACCCCTGGTGATCGACGACGTTCTTCTTCTGTTAGGTCTGAGAAGCCTTTGCGGCGCCTTTCACCTCGACGTGATGCTGTGCATAG GCATCGTTCACCTATTAAAGAAATAAAGCGAGAATATTTGTGCAAG GTTTTGCCATTTCGTTTGGTGGATGAGGAGAGAGACTGTTTATCTTTGACAAAAAGATATCCTAGGCTATCAGTTATTCCAGATTTTTCTAAG ATTGTCTTGAACTGGGCTAAAGAAAGCCTAAATCTTTCGCTGCATACACCAGTGAG CCTGGAGCATGCCATCTGTGAAGATGACGATAAAGCTGATGAAAGCGCACTGGTCTCTTCTGAGAATACATCAAGCACAAAGACCCCTGAAACGATTTGGAATGCAAAG GTACTTCTGATGAGCGGTATGAGCAATGGCGCCTTTGCTGACATAACGTCGATGAGAAGTACTGAGGAACGAGTGGTGCACTTGAACAATATCTTAAAATTTGCTGTATTCAAGAAGGATCGTTCACTTCTTGCTATTGGAGGCCCTTGGAATGCAGCACTTGATGGTGGAGATCCAGTGGTTGACTGTTCTTGCTTGATTCGAACGGCTATCAG ATATGTGAAGGAACTGGTTCAAGTCGATCTATCTAATTGTACCAGTTGGAATCGTTTCCTCGAG GTCCATTACAACAGAGTTGGCAATGATGGACTTTTTAGTCACAAAGAAATTACTGTACTGTTTGTGCCAAACCTGTCGGAATGCGTACCATCTATGGATATATGGAGGGACAACTGGATCGCATACCGAAAATCAAAGATAGAAAGGGAGGAGCTGATTATGAAGAAGGAAAAG AGCCCAGGTGATCCAAAGGAACAGAAACAAG TTTTAGAGGAGCCAAGCGATGCTAAAAGTACGAATGATCAATTGAAGGAGGGTGATGGTGCTGCTAAGATTGAGAAAATTGATGCTGATATGGAAATGAAGGAGGGTGATGGTGCTGCCAAGATTGAGAAAATTGATGCTGAAATGGAACTGAAGGAGGGTGATGGTGCTGCCAAGATTGAGAAAATTGATGCTGATATGGAAGAGCAGGGCAAAGATGGAGATGTCAATCTTGCTGGTGATGGTGGGAAGAATCCTGACAATGTTGGGGAGCAAGTTGAGAAGACGGTGGGGGTTGTTGAAGAAAACACTTCTGGTGATGCTTCTGTTGACCATGTCACTGAGGATAAAAAGCCCatgaaaaagaaaataataaaaaaggTTGTGAAAGTTGTTCGAAAAAAGCCAACTGCTGAAGCTCCAGTGGATAAATCACCTCAGGTTGACAAGAATGCTGTGGCAGAAACTGCGAGCAAAACCGTCGAAAAGCACATTGAACAGAAAAGTGAGGATCTTGGGAAAGAGAAGGCGGGAGCTGGCATCGTTCAACAGCCTGAGGCTAAGAAAACTGGGAAGAAGAAGGTCATTCGCAGGATTGTTAAAAGAAAAGTTCCTGCTTCAGCGACTGAGCCAACAGCCCTTGCTGCACCTGCTGAGGCAAGTAAACAAGATGTGGATGTTCAGCCGGAGAAGATTGTTGAAGGCGTCACTGACGCTGGGAATTCACAGACTAAGCTGGAAGAAGGATTGAAAACTCCTGCTGAAGATATTTCAAACCAGAAGAAAGAAGAAGGATTGAAAACTCCAGCTGAGGATATTTCAAACCAGAAGAAAGAAGAAGGATTGAAAACTCCTGCTGAAGATACCTCAAATCAGAAGAAAGAACAGGAGCTGGAGATAAAGGGAGACATAATGACTGATGATCAAAAGGCAAATACAGATAAGGTTAACCAGCAGGAAGTTGTGGAACAGAAAGATCCAAAAATTGATGAAACAGACGGGAAGAGTGTCAAGAAAACGGATGACAACGAAACAAAGGATAAAGACCAGAAGATGGACTCAAAGAAAAAGTCGCCCATTGACACCAAAGAAAAGAAGAAGTCTGATGAACCTCCTAAACACCCAGGATTCATTCTCCAGGCCAAAAAGAGCAAAGAATATAAA CTCCGGTCAACATCCCTTTCATTGGATGGCCTCCTGGACTACACCGCCAATGATACAGAGGAGTCTGTATTTGAG CTTTCTTTGTTTGCTGAGTCTTTCAGCGAAATGCTTCAATACAGAATGGGTTGTGTGATCCTGTCTTTTcttgag AAACTTTACAGGCAGTATGTTGTGAGGAGGAATCAACGTAAGCGCCAAAGAGAGGAAGATCTAAAGAAGGAAGACACAATATCCTTGGAGAAGCGACTAAAGACAACTGATGAAAATGTAACTGGAAGTACCTCAGGTAACCCAGGTAAAAATGATGAAACAATAAAAGAGGGTGGAGAAAAGATAATTGGTGATAATTCATCAGCTTCCCATGAGCAACTGGTAAAAGAGGATGACGAGAAGATGAGTACAGATCATGCTGCCCAGGATGAAATGATGAAAGAGGGTGAGGAAAAGATTGACGCAGATCAGTCAGCAGCTGCCTGTGATGAACCTAAAGCTGATGAGAAAATGGAGGAAGAAGATCCTGAATATGAAGAAGATCCCGATGAAGTAGAATATGAAGGCGACGAGGACATGGATGATGCCACTGCTGAAGAGCCGGCAGAAGCACAG AATGAGGATAACTCAAACGAAAGAGAAACCAAGCCAGAAGAGGTAACTGCAGAAGATGATGGAAAGAGGACAACGGAGAATCTTAAGTTGGAAAAAGCAGAAGAGGACAAGCAGTCTGTAGCAGAGAAAGGAGATTTGAAAGAAGTTGAAGAGAAATCTGTTGGTAAGGAGGGAAAGATATCTGGTTCACAAAAAGGAGATTCAGCGAAACATGATGTGGTTGATAAGGACCTGTTGCAG GCTTTTAGGTACTTCGACCAAAACAGAGTTGGTTATATAAAG GTGGATGATTTAAGGTGCATCCTTCACAACTTGGGGAAATTTTTATCCAACAGGGATGTGAAG GACATGGTTCAAATTGCTCTTGCTGAGAGCAATTCTGCAAGGGATGGTCGCATTATCTATACAAAGCTTGTCAAGAAAGCTGACCTCTGA